The genomic interval taaaatttaaatttgaataaaattaaaataattaaaagttaagggactaagatttaaaaaataaaataaaattgtaaattttataaaaatagaaaccaaaattatcattAAGTCAATAAAGAAATAAAGGTCTCGTGTTTTTATAGTAGATACTTTAGTTTGTGTCTCAATaggataaatatttttcaatataataAGAAGGAATGAAGAAAAGGacaagtaattttaaaaattcaaatggtTAATCATgttttactataaaaaaatcattttagttcttttatttttaaattttaattattttgccTTGTGGTTTATAGCTATCAAGTTcaaacacttctcttaaatgacgtgtcgGTGTCGGATACTtgtatcggacaccgacacttGCATGATACTTGTAGGACACGTATTCATGAAGTGTcttattcaaaaaatatttgttggatttctgaaaattttaatacggttctaacataattttaaaaaagaaaaatacattaattttctaaaacctcaaacttattgtataaatttttattctgattataaaaataagaaacaaatcattttgaaccagtcataaaaaacatatttctactcaaaaaaataatatagaacATACTTGtccacataaatatttattgtcaatttatataattcataattatataatatatagatttgtgtccccatatcctacattttaaaaattgtacGTATTTTCGTGTCCGTGTGAGTATTTGTGCTACTTAGGGTTATAGTCATCACAAAGTATGACCCTCTAAACAACATGAATATTTAAAAGAATGAATCCTTCAAAAAAAAGTgaacttttaaaacaattaaaaaaaactaacaatttttcactataaaataaaaaaaaaatgaaaagtatatcacatttttaatttcaatcttctaaaaaaaaataggataaaagAAATTAAGGCCTTTGGGAATTAATACCAAACACATGTGTGTTGTCACTCTCCTAATCTCGCATACAATTTATTGTTTGTAAAAGGGTAATACAGATTTTCGGAGAATCATTTAATAGACTGGGATATAATAAGATATAATACCATAATTTATCAtatcttattattatatacTATTTGTTATATTAAAAGGACAATATTATGCtgttatttgttttatttatacgTTAAAGTATATAATTTAAGAGAGATGGATTAGGTTCAATGTAATAAAATAGGTTATCTTTTTATGTATACTCTTAATGTATGAAGTgtatatacaaattataatgaaaattaaaatactaataattaatattttatcattcaaatattttatatcataaaatttgttaatttgtttatattttcacgaaaaaataactatataaatagataatatttttgttaatattaatttaaataatagtaTTTACCAATAACTTCTTAATAAACATATTATGTAATAcgtatttatattaataactaTTATGACccattaatttaaattatattatttattaaaactaaatatctactatttaaatatttttaaatattaattataatttaagtcttacataaatttgtataaataaaaaaataattgcataaataaaacataattaaaattatatttttaatttctcataataggttaagaaaatataaattaaacttaTAATATAACTTATCACGTTCTCATCGTATCATCAACGtatagattaattttttttaaaaagcatATAGTCCCTTGACATACATTAATATCTGTTTTTATAATTCATTTATCCCCATCAAATTACCTGTGTTAATAATAACTCAGTTCTTTCTCTTACGTTTCTTAATTGGAAAAAGGAAAATACGTGTAAACATATTTGCACAGATAAAAATTTCATTCGTTCTTTGTTGATTCAAGTAGCTGGTTTCATCTAGCTGCACTTTTATCTCGTTTTGAAAGCTGGCAACCACCCCATGCGTTGAGACAAATGATTTGTTTTACAATATTAAATTGACTGCAACAGAACTCAAAATCCTTTAGTGCATTTCAACATTTGAAACTTCATTCTAATACAGTAAGTAATACGTGAGCCATATTTGACATAATTGGTTCAAAACAATATAAATGGCTCAATCACTAGACACCAGGCATCGGCACTACACTAGTACACAAAACACGGCTAAGCACAGAAAAGACACTTAAAAATTGGAGCTTCAAAATCAGTCAGTACTTTAGAGGTGGCTGCTGGGTTGGTAACAATCCAAAACGCTTCTTCAGAAGAACTCTCTGCCTCGAATATTTATCATCGGGTGAAAACCGAGCTGCATTTTGGGAAAACCACAAAAATCATAAACAGGTACAGAAAATGGAgagaattataatttataaataacattTCACATGTATTTGAGAGTGACAAGTATGCCTTATGCCAATGACAAAATCCAAACTGTGCAAAAAGCagatctttaaaatattatacagTGAGCAATGAAAATAATAAGTTGTTTGACTGCTGAAAATAGGAAACAAAGTACTAGGTggctttttaaataaaagtaacaaacatgaatcaaaatagaaaacatttttttgtagTAAATTAGCCCTATGCTACCAAGTTCCACACTATAGAAGTTCTTAATCAAACAGCCACAATGATATGTTTCTCAGTCAATTACTTTCATCCAATGTTACATCCAACATGCATATCAAGATAACTCGGCACTTTCGGAAAAACGACGAGGCTGATGGTGTTACTTTTTTTCCACCTTTAACTTTTTTCCCttataaagatgaaaaatccTTCAGGGAAAAAAGACCAAAAGGTGAAAAGGGGACAAAAGAAAacaaggatcaaaatcaagcaGCAAAGCATGCCAATCTCGCTAAGGATTTGACAAAGACGATCTCTAAAAAGGCAATTACCACACAACCAAGAAAAGTCTTGATCCCAATTTAACAACTAAACTCTAGAAGACGAGCTGCCAGAGAAAACACAAGCATTTCTTTAATAAACACCAAGAAACACAGATTGAATGCAATGCCAAAACCCTTTATCTGTCGTTGTTGACAGAGCAGATCctctaaaattaaaacacaaactgTCAAATGCCCTAGGTACAAACCCCAATTTTCAATGAGAATAATAAACCCATTAATCCATAGAATCCAAGCCAACCCGTTTCAGAAAATTATCTACGCAAATAGAAGAGAAGTGAAAAAAAAGCccccaaataaaaaaatacaaactatAACAATGTTACGGTCCACAGTGCATTTTAGTATCAACACAGAAATTGCAAAGAAATTGCACAGAGAGGGACAATAGGTTTTCTTTTGAATTCACAAGCAATTATTATAGCATAATTAGAAAGAACTCATATATGTCAAGAAACTGCAGTAAGCAGAGCAAAATACCTGGATGGGCAGATTGTGTAGCTAGCCCTACCGGCGACTCTTTCtgcaaaaaagaaaaacaacacaCTTCAAAACAGTGATAACCACCAAGATTTTGGCTTGTTGCCAATAACCCGTGAGGATGCAATTTCATTGCAGGAAATCATAACACGAAGAAATTAAAACATAGGAAAAGAAGCAGTGCGTTAAACTGAGCTAGGGCTGAAACAGCCTTTCAATGATTCATTTCAGATTGAGTCAAGAGGGTTAAAGAAACACGAGAGAATAAATATTGTCGCTCCATTATTGAATGTTTGATAAATACAATCTTCAGAACCAAATACAAAACTTACCTTAGTGGTGTAGACTTTGTCACCATTGTCGTTTATGTAAAACTGAAGATACATTGTCACTGATAACTTAACCCTGCAAAAACCGAATCAGATAACAATAAAGCTAGAAACCAGAGCACGTGTTGATAACAGAAATTGGAAACAACAATCAGTCTAGGGTTATCAGAAACATACCTGATCGAGAatgaacaacaacaaaaataaactcAGCCGAACGTAAAGAAATAAACCTGCGATGGAGGCGAGGAAAGGGTTTTAAGGTTTTCTGGTCTACACCAGTTGCTTTGTTTCAACGATAATGGGCCTTTCATTTAGGTTAAGGCCCTTTTTATTGGTTATGGGCCATTTTGCTAATATGGaggcagtttcttcctacacccctacacttttctttctgcaccccacaatgttttgcaaagactaaattgtccctattattttttaaaaatcctaaaattcacttgaactgtatttattttcttgcattATTGATTATGAAATCTGGAAATATTTCGGATTGACACTTCTCGTAAAATTTTGGATCtaccaatccgtaattcaaaatatgtatttcacattcaaaaatccatcattcaaaaaaaaattccagatccaccaatccataacaGAAATATGCATTTCAGATTCAtaaatccgtaattcaaaaaaAGCATTCTGGATCCACGAATCTGTAACAGAATTGGGCTTCCGGATTCAGAACACCCCCtcatctggaaaaaaaaatattcagttccggattgatgaatccgtagcacactctcAGATCCCTATTTCCGGTAACCACAAtgtcctttttcaaataaaagattaagGTCACTTTCAgaatttagaaaattgtgggggtTCAGGAAGAAAattgtaggggtgcaggaagaagaagcctaaTATGGAATAGCCCTTTATGTTCACACTTTCTTTTTTGTCTTCTCACTCCCACTATTCTCTTTAATCTTgtattttgataattatttgAGTTGGATAATTCATGTAATGTTACCGTGGTTGGGATTGGAATTTGattgtttcttcttgcacttcCATAGGTTCTTCTGTCACCCTCATACAcatgaaaatacttttttatcttttttgtgtGACCCTTATAGTGTAGCTTCCGAATTACGTAATCCGgacacgcatttgaaaaaagacttctaaattatgtaatccataagttaaaaaagatttatggattacataatccataaattaatcatgcatctgaaaaaaagctttcggattatgtaatccagaaactaattacgaatttgaaaaataacttctagattatgtaatccaaaatattacagagggatattttttgaaatataaaaatttatgaaggtgaaataataatatagggaggtgcaggaagaaacagcctTGGAATTTCTATTATGATGTCTTTGTgaacacaattttttatatattatgtaaaaaaaaatatataaagtatttAAAGAGTGTGAGATAATTTTAGAGGATCATTTAGGTGTTATTGTTCAATAAAATGTTCTCTTTGAATATTTAATACTAAGATTTGAAGAACTCTTtgacattttaatattttgttgaagTTCCTAAAATAGGTGATATTTTTACAATAAGTGgtgataataattattatatgatGTTATGATAGGAGCCAAGTCATAATGATGTACCCCGACATTATTGGATCCTCTCTCTTGCCAATTTTACATAATTATAACTATTAATTAGATGGTAATCCGAATTATCAGCTTCTTCAAACAAATTCAACTTTTTCACATTCCCAATCTTTTAATCCATCAAATATTGATTCACTCAActgagttgttttttttttcttacgtTTGTACCTTCCCAAAAGCTTCAATTATGAccatttttttactttcttgTGGTTTCGCTATTTGATATAAAAATTATGTGCAGGCTTGTCATAGTTGAAATTTGTTGAATTGAAAGTTATTAAGAAAAGGAGTGATGATTGCTTTGGGTAGCGGTTGAAACTGTGA from Phaseolus vulgaris cultivar G19833 chromosome 1, P. vulgaris v2.0, whole genome shotgun sequence carries:
- the LOC137814301 gene encoding H/ACA ribonucleoprotein complex subunit 3-like protein: MYLQFYINDNGDKVYTTKKESPVGLATQSAHPARFSPDDKYSRQRVLLKKRFGLLPTQQPPLKY